One window of Methanothermobacter tenebrarum genomic DNA carries:
- the trpC gene encoding indole-3-glycerol phosphate synthase TrpC gives MILEKIITEKKKEISKIKNKEPINDLKDKISTKNPPEDLKKALNRGFSIICEYKRASPSTGPISSKKLEESVKSFESGGASAISILTEKRFFNGDIKHLERAESITDIPILMKDFIIDEYQIFQARAYGASSILLIASICPNLEAFIQLSKSLHMEPLIECGNSLEICKALENGAEIIGINNRNLNNFTINLNRTKAFAPLIPKEKILVSESGVKEPEDVKILREYGADAILIGTGVMKSKNPADFIKDLLIAGTITPKGGPRIE, from the coding sequence ATGATACTAGAGAAAATAATCACAGAAAAAAAGAAAGAAATCTCCAAAATCAAAAACAAGGAACCAATCAATGACTTAAAGGATAAAATAAGTACAAAGAACCCCCCAGAGGATCTTAAAAAGGCGCTCAATAGAGGATTTTCCATCATATGCGAATATAAGAGGGCTTCACCCTCAACAGGACCCATATCATCAAAAAAATTAGAAGAAAGTGTAAAATCGTTCGAAAGTGGGGGTGCAAGTGCCATATCAATTTTAACGGAAAAAAGATTCTTCAATGGAGACATTAAACACCTTGAAAGGGCAGAATCAATAACAGACATTCCAATCCTGATGAAAGACTTCATAATAGACGAATACCAGATATTCCAAGCAAGAGCCTATGGAGCAAGCTCAATACTCCTAATAGCCAGCATATGCCCCAACCTAGAAGCATTTATACAACTATCCAAGAGCCTACACATGGAACCCCTCATAGAATGTGGAAATTCCCTAGAAATCTGCAAAGCCCTTGAAAACGGGGCAGAAATAATAGGGATAAACAACCGGAACCTAAACAACTTTACCATCAACCTGAACAGGACCAAGGCATTCGCACCCCTCATCCCCAAAGAAAAGATCCTAGTATCAGAAAGTGGAGTGAAAGAACCAGAAGATGTTAAAATACTCCGCGAATATGGTGCAGACGCAATTCTAATAGGAACAGGAGTCATGAAATCAAAAAACCCAGCAGATTTTATAAAAGACCTTTTAATTGCAGGAACCATCACCCCCAAGGGAGGACCCCGAATTGAATAA
- a CDS encoding mRNA surveillance protein pelota produces MKIIQEDKKKGIIELIPETLDDLWHLSHIIEEGDLVSSKTTRRIQDTSGKRIRSDRGVKKTFYLGIRVESVKFHRYTGKLRATGTIEKGPEDLVPLGSHHTIEIKLNTPLRIKKETWSKWALRRLKDAIRSSKRLYAIILALEDDTADIGLIRQYGIEYYGPIIGDIPGKRIQQKNRRKKIIQFYEKIIEAIKNLKGLELIVIAGPGFTKTDFHSYLKEKHPKLAKISIIESTGTGGRVGIQEVLKKGTIERAATENRIAKEIRNVNEILEEIAKSSDLIAYGEKEVKEAANMGAIKKLLILDKLVSEKETLLDLVENMGGEIILISSEHEGGKQLEALGGIAALLRFKIH; encoded by the coding sequence ATGAAGATAATCCAAGAAGACAAAAAAAAGGGGATCATAGAATTAATCCCCGAAACCCTCGATGATCTCTGGCACTTATCTCATATAATAGAAGAAGGCGACCTCGTATCCTCAAAGACCACGCGCAGAATACAGGATACCAGTGGCAAGAGGATAAGAAGTGACAGGGGCGTGAAAAAAACATTCTATCTAGGAATCCGTGTAGAATCTGTGAAATTTCACAGATACACCGGCAAACTAAGGGCAACAGGAACCATAGAAAAAGGCCCAGAGGATCTAGTACCATTAGGCTCACACCACACAATAGAGATCAAATTAAACACACCACTACGTATAAAAAAAGAAACCTGGTCCAAGTGGGCTCTGAGAAGATTAAAAGACGCTATAAGGTCGTCGAAAAGATTATATGCTATAATATTGGCCCTAGAGGATGACACGGCAGATATAGGGCTCATAAGACAATACGGGATAGAATACTACGGTCCCATCATAGGGGACATCCCAGGCAAAAGAATACAACAAAAAAACCGGAGAAAAAAAATCATCCAATTCTATGAAAAAATAATAGAAGCCATAAAAAACCTGAAGGGATTAGAACTAATCGTCATCGCAGGACCAGGATTCACAAAAACAGACTTCCACTCCTACCTAAAAGAAAAACATCCAAAATTGGCTAAAATCTCTATAATAGAAAGCACCGGAACCGGAGGCCGTGTAGGGATACAAGAAGTCCTAAAAAAGGGTACAATCGAACGCGCGGCCACAGAAAACAGAATAGCAAAAGAAATCAGAAACGTCAACGAAATACTGGAAGAAATAGCAAAATCATCAGATCTGATAGCCTACGGTGAAAAAGAAGTTAAAGAAGCAGCCAACATGGGCGCAATAAAAAAATTATTAATATTAGACAAACTCGTAAGCGAAAAAGAAACATTACTAGACCTAGTCGAAAACATGGGCGGCGAAATAATACTAATAAGCAGCGAACACGAAGGCGGCAAACAACTAGAAGCACTCGGTGGAATAGCAGCCCTTCTAAGATTCAAAATACACTAA
- a CDS encoding cell wall biosynthesis protein has product MIKIIIATITTLLLTPTIKYLIEKYAKSTNLYTKIRGGTPRGTGLAPFIILILFLPAPYNLLVGIMGILAFIDDILGRKRIKNSKIEWGQLARGLGIITISILGYPIMGPSSIIVAFMIQPLNIADMQPGAACTTIITTSLLVTILSLLKNQPTYLPILILATCLAYSPLDYKGKMMMGEIGNHSYAIALGISFHLLGGFTTVLAFFLLTTLIIALIRRKNLKNYIQENLKIENPTLGDCFMDVISGGGLGDLLRRLILKDKKFKIKNRMLKILGFRRLLHNPHIQ; this is encoded by the coding sequence ATGATAAAGATTATCATCGCAACAATCACAACACTACTCCTAACCCCAACAATAAAATATCTAATAGAAAAATATGCCAAATCCACCAACCTCTACACCAAAATCAGAGGGGGCACGCCACGCGGAACCGGCCTAGCACCATTCATCATCCTCATACTATTCCTACCAGCCCCCTACAACCTCCTAGTGGGGATAATGGGGATCCTAGCGTTCATAGACGATATCCTAGGGAGAAAGAGGATAAAAAACTCAAAGATTGAATGGGGACAATTAGCAAGAGGTCTCGGGATAATAACCATCTCCATCCTAGGATATCCCATCATGGGCCCCTCCAGCATCATTGTAGCCTTCATGATACAACCCCTGAACATTGCAGACATGCAACCAGGAGCCGCATGCACCACCATAATAACAACCTCACTTCTAGTCACCATCTTATCCCTGCTCAAAAACCAACCCACATACCTCCCCATTCTAATATTAGCTACTTGCCTAGCATATTCACCCCTAGACTACAAAGGGAAAATGATGATGGGAGAAATAGGCAACCACAGTTACGCCATAGCCCTTGGCATAAGCTTCCACCTCCTCGGAGGATTCACAACCGTTCTAGCATTCTTCTTACTCACAACACTCATAATAGCCCTGATAAGAAGAAAAAACTTGAAAAACTACATCCAAGAAAACCTTAAAATCGAAAACCCAACCCTGGGCGACTGCTTTATGGATGTTATAAGTGGTGGAGGACTCGGAGACCTGCTAAGACGGCTAATACTAAAAGATAAAAAATTCAAGATCAAAAATAGGATGCTGAAAATCCTAGGATTCAGAAGACTATTACACAATCCACACATACAATAG
- a CDS encoding prephenate dehydrogenase: protein MKIAVIGGTRGLGKWIASFLKGEGFRVVITGRDRVTGENASRELGVEYCHDNVRVARDSDIVIISVPIENTFDVIREVAPVMRRGSLLVDVTSVKEEPARLMEELVPEGVDVLPTHPMFGPRIRSLAGQVVVLTPLRRSEWVDRAVSFLRERGARVLVTSPEKHDRMMSVVQVLTHFAYISIALTIRGLGVDVGESRRFASPIYNLMLDTIARIVSQNPYLAYSIQVYNRYGERVRGEFMGAVERLEDLLRREDRDSFVRWMSFAAKSLDDVEASLGRSDKAIFALNRELDVLKDSIGKEVGLKHIYSGNVHVGVLESVDPDFAVLRVGKRRVKLKVSNIRVLGREKLWDWKVENLPRRTYDISAMFPEGCDPEIIREVIEGLDGVVKAHVIDIYRGDQIPSGMVSVTFRFEVIDPGVYEKVRGLLEGFGAIIR from the coding sequence ATGAAGATTGCGGTTATTGGCGGTACACGGGGCCTTGGGAAGTGGATAGCTAGCTTTCTTAAGGGTGAGGGTTTTAGGGTGGTTATAACTGGTAGGGATAGGGTTACTGGGGAGAATGCTAGTAGGGAGCTTGGTGTGGAGTATTGTCATGATAATGTTAGGGTTGCGAGGGATTCTGATATTGTTATAATATCTGTGCCTATTGAGAATACTTTTGATGTTATCAGGGAGGTTGCTCCTGTTATGCGTCGGGGTTCTTTGCTTGTTGATGTGACTTCTGTGAAGGAGGAGCCTGCCCGTTTGATGGAAGAGCTTGTCCCTGAGGGTGTTGATGTTCTCCCTACTCATCCTATGTTTGGTCCTAGGATACGTTCACTTGCTGGTCAGGTTGTGGTTTTAACCCCCTTGAGGAGGTCTGAGTGGGTTGATAGGGCTGTTAGTTTTTTAAGGGAGCGTGGTGCCAGGGTTTTGGTCACTTCCCCTGAGAAGCATGATAGGATGATGAGTGTTGTGCAGGTGCTTACGCATTTTGCTTATATTAGTATTGCGTTGACTATTAGGGGTTTGGGTGTTGATGTGGGGGAGTCTAGGCGGTTTGCGAGTCCTATTTATAATCTTATGCTTGATACTATTGCCCGGATAGTTTCGCAGAATCCTTATTTGGCTTATTCTATACAAGTTTATAATAGGTATGGTGAGAGGGTGCGGGGGGAGTTTATGGGGGCTGTTGAACGTTTAGAGGATCTTTTAAGGCGTGAGGATAGGGATAGTTTTGTTAGGTGGATGAGTTTCGCCGCTAAGAGCCTTGATGATGTTGAAGCTTCCCTTGGAAGGTCTGATAAGGCTATTTTTGCTTTGAATAGGGAATTGGATGTTTTGAAGGATTCTATTGGTAAAGAAGTTGGTCTTAAACATATCTATTCTGGTAATGTTCATGTTGGGGTTTTGGAGTCTGTTGATCCCGATTTTGCCGTTTTGAGGGTTGGTAAAAGGCGTGTAAAGTTGAAGGTGTCGAATATTCGGGTTTTGGGGAGGGAGAAGCTCTGGGACTGGAAGGTGGAGAATCTTCCTAGGCGTACTTATGATATTTCAGCTATGTTCCCTGAAGGTTGTGATCCTGAGATTATACGGGAGGTTATTGAGGGTTTGGATGGTGTTGTGAAGGCTCATGTAATTGATATTTATAGGGGTGATCAGATACCCTCGGGGATGGTGAGTGTAACTTTTAGGTTTGAGGTTATTGATCCTGGGGTTTATGAGAAGGTTAGGGGTTTGCTTGAGGGTTTTGGCGCGATTATAAGATAA
- a CDS encoding amino acid-binding protein, whose translation MWEKIKHKFQKYPARINVAKKIVELGFRVNTNGKIYCGDVEISDMALARAVNVDRRTIRATTQVILQDNDLKEIFKNIIPAGALLKETAKNLEFGVVEIEANANSPGILAKAATLIASKGISIRQAHASDPELEENPKLTIITEKPIPGDLLKKFLEIEGVKRVSIY comes from the coding sequence ATGTGGGAGAAAATAAAACACAAATTCCAAAAATACCCTGCAAGAATAAACGTGGCCAAAAAAATCGTAGAACTCGGATTCCGAGTAAACACCAACGGGAAAATATACTGTGGAGACGTGGAAATAAGTGACATGGCCCTTGCAAGAGCCGTTAACGTTGACAGAAGAACAATAAGAGCAACCACACAAGTCATACTCCAAGATAACGACCTAAAGGAAATCTTCAAAAACATAATACCGGCAGGAGCCCTGCTCAAAGAAACGGCAAAAAACCTCGAATTTGGAGTTGTTGAAATAGAAGCAAACGCCAACAGCCCGGGAATATTAGCAAAAGCAGCAACCCTAATAGCCTCCAAGGGCATAAGTATAAGACAAGCACATGCAAGCGACCCAGAACTTGAAGAAAACCCAAAACTGACAATTATAACAGAAAAACCTATCCCAGGCGATCTCCTTAAAAAATTCCTAGAAATAGAAGGAGTGAAGAGAGTCTCAATATACTAA
- a CDS encoding radical SAM protein: MGITIKNCRGCNTCNLVLCPARNVKKAAEKGECFECGACTLACPYEAIKLDKTKKEEVRVTVDDKPVKAAGLVKDALKAAGIDTGKSPENTIFMPCECGGCWTCAVKINNKIALSCITPLSEGMEIETKIKAPLRVVSGFGAHMVGGVGTPYYLKNSITPIEVVGFTHGCNLRCPQCQNHRIAFTAKAPILEPKETAEILLGLESIYMTGTVTLSGGECTLNKEWLLETIQRIKRERKVNIHIDTNGTILNPAYIDQLVKKGMTQIGIDLKALKTRTFQHITGIKDEKIAKEYLENSWNATEYTINNYEEKVYLGIGIPYNKKLITIKEIKKMGQKIRKINPEIQVCILDYRPEFRRQNIKRPTFNEMIQIKKLLNNEGLKIVIVQTIHGHIGP; encoded by the coding sequence ATGGGGATAACAATCAAAAACTGCAGAGGATGCAACACCTGCAACCTAGTACTATGCCCCGCGAGAAACGTGAAAAAGGCAGCCGAGAAAGGCGAATGCTTCGAATGCGGAGCATGCACACTAGCATGCCCATACGAGGCCATAAAATTGGACAAGACCAAAAAAGAGGAGGTAAGGGTCACAGTAGATGATAAACCCGTGAAGGCAGCGGGGCTCGTGAAAGACGCCCTCAAAGCCGCTGGAATAGACACAGGAAAATCACCAGAAAACACCATATTCATGCCATGCGAATGTGGAGGCTGCTGGACCTGCGCAGTCAAAATAAACAACAAAATAGCACTATCATGCATAACACCCCTATCAGAGGGCATGGAAATAGAAACAAAGATCAAAGCTCCCCTAAGAGTCGTGAGCGGATTCGGCGCCCACATGGTAGGTGGAGTTGGAACACCATACTATCTAAAAAACAGCATAACCCCCATAGAAGTTGTCGGATTCACACACGGATGCAACCTAAGATGTCCACAATGCCAAAACCATCGCATCGCATTCACAGCAAAAGCCCCCATACTAGAACCCAAAGAAACAGCCGAAATATTACTAGGCCTCGAATCAATATACATGACAGGCACAGTAACACTCTCAGGTGGAGAATGCACACTAAACAAAGAATGGCTACTTGAAACAATACAAAGAATAAAAAGAGAAAGAAAAGTTAACATACACATTGACACAAACGGGACAATCCTAAACCCAGCCTACATAGACCAGCTAGTAAAAAAAGGAATGACACAAATAGGCATAGACCTCAAAGCCCTCAAAACCAGAACATTCCAACACATAACAGGCATAAAAGACGAAAAAATCGCAAAAGAATACCTGGAAAATTCATGGAACGCCACAGAATACACCATCAACAACTACGAAGAAAAAGTATACCTAGGAATAGGCATACCATACAATAAAAAACTAATAACCATCAAGGAAATCAAAAAAATGGGACAAAAAATCCGCAAAATCAACCCAGAAATCCAAGTCTGCATACTAGACTACAGGCCAGAATTCAGAAGACAAAATATCAAAAGACCAACATTCAATGAAATGATCCAAATAAAAAAACTACTAAACAATGAAGGCCTCAAGATAGTCATCGTTCAAACCATACACGGCCATATCGGACCATAA
- a CDS encoding HypC/HybG/HupF family hydrogenase formation chaperone: MCIAAPAQIIEIDEEENSAVVDFGGVRQKVKLDLVEDVREGRYVLVHSGYAIEVLSDQAARESLEAWDELLKVLEEEDLD, encoded by the coding sequence ATGTGTATAGCAGCGCCTGCTCAGATAATAGAGATTGACGAGGAAGAGAATAGTGCAGTGGTTGATTTTGGTGGTGTGAGGCAGAAGGTTAAGCTTGATCTTGTGGAGGATGTTAGAGAGGGTAGATATGTCCTTGTACATTCAGGTTATGCCATCGAGGTTCTGTCTGATCAGGCTGCGAGGGAGTCTCTGGAAGCATGGGATGAACTGTTGAAGGTTCTTGAAGAGGAGGACCTGGATTAG
- a CDS encoding anthranilate synthase component II, which translates to MILLIDNYDSFTYNLHQLIGEIMKEKNMNQTLKVLRNDDKKLLNLDRSKIESIIISPGPGTPLNKKDFGYCHEIIKKFKNKPILGVCLGHQGIYTAFGGKLCYIEPTHGKVTTIFHNSNHIFKNIPNPIKATRYHSIACDSFQIPEEIEIIAWSADGIIMAIKHRKYPIYGLQFHPESIGTAYGKAILKNFLLNR; encoded by the coding sequence ATGATACTCCTAATCGACAACTATGACTCCTTCACATACAACCTCCACCAACTCATCGGAGAAATCATGAAAGAAAAAAACATGAACCAAACCCTCAAAGTACTGAGAAACGACGATAAAAAGCTCCTAAACCTCGATAGGTCAAAAATCGAAAGTATAATAATATCACCAGGACCAGGCACCCCCCTAAACAAGAAAGATTTCGGATACTGCCATGAAATAATCAAAAAATTCAAAAACAAACCAATACTAGGTGTCTGCCTTGGCCACCAAGGAATATACACAGCATTCGGCGGCAAACTATGCTACATAGAGCCCACACACGGAAAAGTAACAACAATATTCCACAATAGCAACCACATCTTCAAAAATATCCCAAACCCCATCAAAGCCACACGCTACCATTCAATCGCATGCGACTCATTCCAAATACCAGAAGAAATCGAAATAATAGCATGGTCCGCAGACGGGATCATCATGGCAATAAAACATAGAAAATATCCAATCTACGGCTTACAATTCCACCCAGAATCCATAGGAACAGCCTATGGAAAGGCAATACTCAAAAACTTCCTCCTAAACAGGTGA
- a CDS encoding glycosyltransferase, translated as MKALFMITGRGMGGDAVMGLNIAQTLSNRGFKCEFALDHTALGILFKKRNIKWYKTLIPQAGGHAATKSSLFKAALKALKATWEGYKLIKEVKPDIVVGVIGGGAVIGCLSAKLARVPAVGISNTPTDAKICRILNPTIMLPESSLFGIKGKNLHSSYSPIDPKITMGNPQNALKKMPSSYKEDLPTILFSSGSSLFELMAKAAKKISETDIKANILVIGHPLKGEYEKYLKSPKIINLGYIDWIPDLYTLTDIAVLSDDGLMIHEAIACKLPIIALKGVKYGRYHNMASVFPGAVIESDLNNLEDALKRALKMKDEMRKKASSYGEKVIKAGDRIADIIMKTAMKKI; from the coding sequence ATGAAAGCATTGTTCATGATCACAGGCCGTGGTATGGGTGGTGACGCTGTAATGGGACTTAATATAGCGCAGACCCTTTCCAATAGAGGCTTTAAATGCGAATTTGCACTAGATCACACAGCCCTCGGTATACTCTTCAAAAAGAGAAATATAAAATGGTACAAGACGCTGATACCCCAAGCCGGAGGCCATGCCGCCACAAAATCCAGCCTATTTAAAGCTGCCTTAAAAGCCCTAAAGGCTACATGGGAAGGCTACAAGTTGATAAAGGAGGTTAAACCGGATATAGTGGTTGGTGTTATAGGTGGCGGGGCTGTGATCGGCTGTTTATCGGCTAAACTAGCCAGAGTACCCGCCGTGGGCATATCAAACACTCCAACCGATGCAAAAATATGCAGAATCCTCAACCCAACCATAATGTTACCAGAATCTAGCCTTTTTGGGATAAAAGGTAAAAATCTTCACAGTTCATACTCACCAATAGACCCCAAAATTACAATGGGCAACCCTCAAAACGCCCTTAAAAAAATGCCATCATCCTACAAAGAAGATCTTCCAACAATACTATTTTCCTCCGGCTCATCACTCTTTGAACTAATGGCAAAAGCCGCGAAAAAGATAAGTGAAACAGATATAAAAGCGAATATTCTTGTAATAGGCCACCCACTAAAGGGAGAATATGAAAAATACCTAAAAAGTCCCAAGATCATAAACCTAGGATATATAGATTGGATTCCAGACCTCTACACCCTCACCGACATTGCAGTGCTATCTGATGATGGTCTCATGATACACGAAGCCATAGCATGCAAACTTCCAATAATCGCATTAAAGGGTGTTAAATATGGGAGATATCATAATATGGCGTCCGTGTTCCCCGGGGCCGTTATTGAAAGCGACTTGAACAATCTCGAAGACGCCCTGAAAAGGGCGCTTAAAATGAAGGATGAAATGAGAAAAAAAGCATCATCCTATGGTGAGAAGGTTATAAAAGCTGGTGACAGGATCGCCGATATAATCATGAAAACCGCGATGAAGAAAATTTAA
- a CDS encoding FAD-dependent oxidoreductase has product MNIIIGGGPAGRAAALELASLEEDVTIIERNHLGGTCLNQGCMVICGLRDITNFLSDAKTLNEHHILELDYKIEYEKIAEGVKRTIARIRRITEKETKDAGIEVIYGEAKVPDNKHVEVEGEKLDYDNLIIATGARPYTPPIKGSENAINYQDILNLEETPESLIIIGSGMIAAEVANIFSILGSRVHIICRGEFLKDIDGEIRDYITRILLRDVEIHTNTRIKSIKGGAVETDKGHLEGLPFLATGMIPNSEIIDIVKKGRRGNIIVDDRMQTTCRNIYAAGDVIGGIGTTPVARMEGSIAGLNAAGIEKRVDYTYIPHAISLGYDVSYIEMGKARGEKSVEGKMPGAAGPGSFWKVLDDNTGLGKVRVDLETGTIEKVYSIAPSSRNVVAYLSLLLKLGVKTYDFEKFVETHPSTDVIYKLMRFFAKY; this is encoded by the coding sequence ATGAATATCATTATAGGTGGAGGTCCGGCTGGGAGAGCAGCCGCCCTAGAATTAGCATCATTGGAAGAGGATGTTACAATCATAGAAAGGAATCATCTAGGCGGAACATGCCTAAACCAAGGCTGCATGGTCATATGCGGACTAAGAGACATAACAAACTTTTTATCTGATGCTAAAACCCTCAATGAACACCACATCCTAGAATTGGATTACAAGATAGAATACGAGAAGATAGCAGAGGGTGTCAAAAGGACAATCGCAAGGATAAGAAGGATAACAGAAAAGGAAACCAAAGATGCGGGTATAGAGGTGATATATGGGGAGGCGAAGGTCCCTGACAATAAACATGTGGAAGTAGAGGGTGAAAAACTCGACTATGATAATCTGATAATAGCAACAGGCGCAAGACCATACACACCACCAATCAAGGGGAGTGAAAACGCTATAAACTACCAGGACATCCTGAACCTAGAAGAGACCCCAGAGAGTTTGATTATAATCGGCAGCGGGATGATAGCGGCTGAAGTGGCCAACATATTCTCAATACTAGGATCTAGGGTCCATATCATATGCAGGGGAGAATTCCTGAAGGATATAGATGGGGAAATAAGGGATTACATAACTAGAATACTATTAAGGGATGTTGAAATCCATACAAACACTAGGATAAAAAGTATAAAAGGAGGGGCTGTTGAAACAGACAAAGGTCACCTAGAGGGGCTCCCGTTCCTGGCTACGGGCATGATCCCCAATTCGGAGATAATAGATATTGTCAAAAAGGGCAGAAGAGGAAATATCATAGTCGATGATAGGATGCAGACAACCTGCCGGAACATTTATGCTGCAGGTGATGTTATTGGGGGGATTGGGACCACACCAGTCGCGCGTATGGAAGGTTCCATAGCAGGATTAAACGCTGCGGGGATAGAAAAAAGGGTGGACTATACTTATATTCCACATGCGATATCACTAGGCTATGATGTAAGTTATATTGAAATGGGAAAAGCTAGGGGAGAAAAGTCTGTTGAGGGGAAAATGCCAGGGGCTGCAGGTCCTGGTTCGTTCTGGAAGGTCCTAGATGATAATACGGGCCTTGGTAAAGTCCGGGTAGACCTTGAAACAGGGACTATAGAGAAGGTTTATTCAATAGCCCCTTCAAGTCGTAATGTTGTGGCTTACCTTTCACTCCTTTTAAAGTTGGGCGTTAAAACCTATGATTTCGAAAAATTTGTAGAAACTCACCCCTCAACTGATGTTATCTATAAGTTAATGCGTTTTTTCGCAAAATATTAA
- the trpE gene encoding anthranilate synthase component I gives MNTFGKTPKAFKLDLKDPFKLFKQLYHNNDSVFLLESMESDTGLSRYSFIGFDPILTIRAKSNILEIETKDTKEKIHTKNPFNIIKNFLKKENKSKGFAGGLVGYISYESARFFDKIPIKPPDFPDFEFGLFLDGIKFNHLTGKCTYITLTENRLDHIKEASKDNPQDHEKLSFKYKGRIFSKDQYEGMVLETKERINKGEIFQAVISNAHKYKIKGNKLHFYEALRKVNPSPYMYHLKLGEREIIGSSPEMLVRVEKRNVETFPIAGTRPRGSNEKEDKKIAAELLSDEKELAEHLMLVDLARNDIGRISKYGSVKVKEYMSIKKFSHVQHILSHVKGELREDKTAIDALSSLFPAGTVTGAPKIRAMEIIDEIEGIPRGAYAGALGYLSLNGNADFAITIRSLITQGTQGKIQAGAGIVYDSIPEKEFLECENKAKALLYSLKIAGEKR, from the coding sequence GTGAATACTTTTGGAAAAACCCCTAAGGCATTCAAACTCGACCTAAAAGACCCATTCAAATTATTCAAACAATTATACCACAACAATGATTCTGTTTTTCTCCTGGAATCAATGGAAAGCGACACAGGACTCTCAAGGTATTCTTTCATAGGCTTCGACCCCATATTAACCATCAGGGCAAAATCAAACATCCTCGAAATAGAAACAAAAGACACAAAAGAAAAAATACACACCAAAAACCCATTTAACATCATAAAAAATTTCCTGAAAAAAGAAAACAAATCCAAAGGCTTCGCAGGCGGACTAGTAGGATACATCTCATACGAATCTGCAAGATTCTTCGACAAAATCCCAATAAAACCCCCAGACTTCCCAGACTTCGAATTCGGCCTATTTCTCGATGGAATAAAATTCAACCACCTCACAGGCAAATGCACCTACATAACACTCACAGAAAACCGACTAGATCACATAAAAGAAGCCTCAAAGGACAACCCCCAAGACCATGAAAAACTCTCCTTCAAATACAAAGGAAGAATCTTTTCCAAAGACCAATACGAGGGAATGGTCCTAGAAACAAAAGAGAGGATAAACAAAGGAGAAATATTCCAAGCAGTAATATCAAACGCCCACAAATACAAGATAAAAGGCAACAAACTCCACTTCTACGAAGCCCTGCGAAAAGTTAACCCCTCACCATACATGTACCACCTCAAACTAGGTGAAAGGGAAATCATAGGCTCCAGCCCAGAAATGCTCGTAAGAGTCGAAAAAAGGAACGTTGAAACATTTCCCATCGCAGGAACGCGCCCAAGAGGATCCAATGAAAAAGAAGACAAGAAAATCGCAGCCGAACTCTTATCAGACGAAAAAGAACTAGCAGAACACCTAATGCTAGTAGACCTTGCAAGAAACGACATAGGAAGAATCAGCAAATATGGTTCAGTCAAAGTCAAAGAATACATGAGCATAAAAAAATTCTCACACGTACAACACATCCTCTCCCATGTAAAAGGAGAGCTCAGAGAGGATAAAACAGCAATCGACGCACTATCATCATTATTCCCCGCGGGGACGGTTACAGGAGCCCCCAAAATACGTGCAATGGAGATAATAGATGAAATAGAAGGCATACCAAGAGGCGCATACGCAGGAGCCCTAGGATACCTCTCATTAAACGGAAATGCCGACTTTGCAATAACAATAAGATCCCTCATAACCCAAGGAACCCAAGGCAAAATACAAGCCGGCGCAGGCATAGTATACGACTCAATACCAGAAAAAGAATTCCTAGAATGCGAAAACAAGGCAAAAGCACTCCTATATTCACTCAAAATAGCGGGTGAAAAAAGATGA